Proteins encoded in a region of the Vicia villosa cultivar HV-30 ecotype Madison, WI linkage group LG5, Vvil1.0, whole genome shotgun sequence genome:
- the LOC131604780 gene encoding uncharacterized protein LOC131604780, producing MSPAINHFQDNVHEKNDDVQITDEVADATQDVTDNNENNPNDDSGNNVVDLDDISDNELVANVNPNIAKRLMTRKGRKIADQNPPKRRVPKTTSTGPLRSKAGSKDNSTGPSKSKDIPKSTPVGPTKTWSKVSLKKRKDSIIENSDSDVEMDIQDIPLEKEASQDDDTDEVAADGELSSSKSED from the coding sequence ATGTCCCCTGCTATCAACCACTTTCAAGATAATGTTCATGAGAAGAATGACGATGTTCAGATAACAGATGAAGTTGCTGATGCTACTCAGGATGTCACGGACAACAATGAGAATAATCCTAATGATGATTCAGGTAATAATGTTGTGGATCTTGATGATATATCTGATAATGAACTGGTTGCCAATGTAAATCCCAACATAGCAAAAAGGCTTATGACTAGGAAAGGTAGGAAAATAGCTGATCAGAATCCTCCCAAGAGAAGAGTTCCAAAGACTACTTCAACTGGACCCCTCAGGAGTAAAGCTGGCTCCAAAGATAATTCCACTGGTCCTAGTAAAAGTAAGGATATACCCAAGAGCACCCCAGTTGGTCCTACCAAGACCTGGAGCAAAGTTTCTCTCAAGAAGAGGAAGGATAGTATCATTGAAAATTCAGATTCTGATGTTGAAATGGATATTCAAGACATTCCACTAGAGAAAGAAGCCAGTCAAGATGATGACACTGATGAAGTTGCTGCAGATGGTGAACTCAGTAGCTCTAAGTCTGAAGACTGA